The following coding sequences lie in one Sinorhizobium fredii USDA 257 genomic window:
- a CDS encoding type II toxin-antitoxin system RelE/ParE family toxin, which yields MTKLEWTSKAVADLGRLYDFLAPVNRQAAARTVQSLTSAPARLLEQPRIGERLEEFDPREVRRILVGHYEIRYEIRRTTISVLRLWHTREGR from the coding sequence GTGACGAAGCTTGAGTGGACGAGTAAGGCAGTCGCCGATCTAGGGCGCCTCTATGATTTCCTGGCACCGGTAAATCGGCAAGCTGCGGCTCGTACTGTGCAATCGTTGACGAGCGCTCCAGCACGCCTGCTCGAACAACCGCGCATCGGCGAACGGCTGGAGGAATTCGACCCTCGAGAGGTTCGGCGAATTCTCGTTGGCCATTACGAAATACGGTATGAGATTCGGCGGACGACGATCTCCGTGCTGCGGCTTTGGCATACGCGTGAAGGCCGTTAG
- a CDS encoding CopG family ribbon-helix-helix protein, which yields METKVLTAHVPLPLAEKVDQIAARLERSRGWIVKQALTAWVDQEEERRRLTLEALADVDAGRVIDHQAVQAWADSLDDDKPLPLPL from the coding sequence ATGGAAACGAAGGTGCTGACGGCGCACGTACCACTGCCCCTCGCCGAGAAAGTCGATCAGATCGCGGCACGGCTTGAGCGCTCGCGCGGGTGGATCGTCAAGCAGGCGCTGACCGCCTGGGTCGATCAGGAAGAGGAGCGCCGACGCTTGACTCTGGAAGCGCTTGCCGACGTCGACGCTGGCCGCGTTATCGATCACCAGGCCGTCCAGGCCTGGGCCGACAGTCTAGATGATGACAAGCCGCTACCCTTGCCGCTGTGA